In Candidatus Cohnella colombiensis, one DNA window encodes the following:
- a CDS encoding YlaH-like family protein, whose protein sequence is MQQWFHDHPLISYLIILACTIYIFNNVFRPGRLPILKEVVVYIMMAAGCTLLLLFQLDKLPIIQCMAVAVLMMGMLRMRQYYDKHKNKTEKPS, encoded by the coding sequence ATGCAACAGTGGTTTCATGATCACCCATTGATTTCATATTTGATCATTCTCGCCTGTACGATCTATATTTTCAACAATGTATTTAGACCCGGACGGCTACCCATATTGAAGGAGGTCGTCGTCTATATTATGATGGCGGCCGGCTGTACGTTGTTATTGTTGTTCCAATTAGATAAGTTACCGATCATACAGTGCATGGCGGTTGCTGTACTCATGATGGGAATGCTCCGCATGCGGCAGTATTACGACAAGCATAAAAACAAAACTGAGAAGCCTTCTTAA